A window from Setaria italica strain Yugu1 chromosome VIII, Setaria_italica_v2.0, whole genome shotgun sequence encodes these proteins:
- the LOC101769177 gene encoding geraniol 8-hydroxylase, whose protein sequence is MPAFFLALALPILLVVLSYILQLFHDSPRRLPPGPRPLLLIGNLHQLDHLPHRSLARLAARHRAPLMSLRLGAVLTVVASSPDVAREVLQRHNADIAARSIGDSMRTGGHCDNSVLCLPPRHRWRALRRLGATELFSPPRLRAMEPLRREAVSTLLRHVSDHAARGAAVDVGAAAHAAALGLLARTMFSGDLDPRTAREVSDVVDEASVLAAGPNVSDFFPALAAADIQGVRRRMARLVKRMYAIIDDQIEQRERSRAAGEARKNDLLDVMLDKEGEVEEEGTDDVSHNTIRGLFTDLFTGGETTSHTIECALAELLQSPNSMRKVQEELKSVIGTKQQIDEADTSKLPYLQAVVKETLRLHPPVPLPPYEAEATVEIQGYTIPKGTKVLINIWAINRCPDAWIEPNRFMPERFLEAEINFMGRDFHFIPFGAGRRICLGLPLAHRMVHLMLGSLLHRFRWTLPAEVEKNGVDMRERFGLALSLVVPLHAIPQEIH, encoded by the exons ATGCCGGCGTTCTTCCTAGCTTTGGCGTTGCCCATCTTGCTCGTTGTCCTCTCCTACATCCTCCAGCTCTTCCACGACTCTCCCCGGCGCCTTCCGCCGGGCCCACGGCCGCTCCTGCTGATCGGAAACCTCCACCAGCTCGACCACCTCCCGCACCGCTCCCTggcccgcctcgccgcgcgccaccGGGCGCCTCTCATGTcgctccgcctcggcgccgtGCTCACCGTCGTCGCCTCGTCCCCGGACGTGGCGCGCGAGGTCCTGCAGCGGCATAACGCCGACATCGCGGCGCGGTCCATCGGCGACTCCATGCGCACCGGCGGCCACTGCGACaactccgtcctctgccttccGCCGCGCCACCGGTGGCGCGCCCTGCGGCGGCTGGGCGCCACTGAGCTCttctcgccgccgcggctgagAGCCATGGAGCCTCTCCGGCGAGAGGCGGTGTCCACCCTCCTCCGCCACGTATCCGACCACgcagcgcgcggcgcggccgtggaCGTCGGCGCCGctgcccacgccgccgcgctgggCCTCCTGGCGCGCACCATGTTCTCTGGCGACCTCGACCCCCGGACGGCGCGCGAGGTGAGCGACGTCGTCGACGAGGCGTCGGTGCTCGCCGCCGGGCCGAACGTGTCCGACTTCTtcccggcgctggcggcggcggacatcCAAGGCGTGCGCCGGAGGATGGCGAGGCTGGTGAAGAGGATGTACGCCATCATCGACGACCAGATCGAGCAGAGGGAACGCAGCCGCGCCGCTGGCGAGGCGCGCAAGAACGACTTGCTCGACGTGATGCTGGACAAGGAGGGGGAAGTTGAGGAAGAAGGCACCGACGACGTCAGCCATAATACCATCCGGGGACTGTTTACA GACTTGTTCACTGGGGGAGAGACCACATCCCACACCATTGAGTGTGCACTAGCAGAGCTATTGCAAAGCCCAAATTCAATGAGGAAAGTGCAAGAGGAGCTCAAGAGTGTGATCGGCACCAAACAGCAGATCGATGAGGCTGATACTAGCAAATTGCCTTATCTTCAGGCTGTTGTCAAGGAAACCCTAAGACTGCATCCTCCAGTTCCGCTGCCGCCATACGAAGCCGAAGCCACGGTTGAAATTCAGGGTTATACGATTCCAAAGGGGACCAAAGTTCTTATCAATATATGGGCGATTAATCGATGCCCCGATGCGTGGATCGAGCCGAATAGATTCATGCCTGAGAGGTTCTTGGAGGCAGAGATCAATTTCATGGGAAGGGATTTTCATTTCATACCATTTGGTGCCGGAAGGCGCATTTGCCTCGGGCTGCCACTGGCACATCGGATGGTGCATTTGATGCTTGGATCATTGCTCCATCGATTCAGATGGACATTACCCGCAGAGGTTGAGAAAAATGGAGTGGACATGAGAGAGAGGTTTGGGTTAGCACTGTCTTTAGTTGTTCCCCTCCATGCAATACCACAGGAGATACATTAA